A single window of Salvia splendens isolate huo1 chromosome 6, SspV2, whole genome shotgun sequence DNA harbors:
- the LOC121809925 gene encoding uncharacterized protein LOC121809925 — MRDFPSCFGESGVQVADASCSSVAVSKASQNSVTCMYRCRLFDKSCLISIVWNKNLMGQCLSVEIDDTSHQFICKMDVKPSLFSKRRGSKCLELNSCQIEVFWDLSVAKFGSGPEPLESYYVGVVCRGEMVLLIGDLAEEAFKKTGATSSVSNAMLVAKREHIAGKRVFGTMVRFCDKGPVHDLKIECNTRGSDDPFLVIRVDAKTVMQVQHLRWKFRGNCTILVDEMPVEVFWDVHSWLFGSGVGSGVFMFHSSLSAEKLWSSPSVSDPSACSWSCSGSFKESKSKSLGFSLVLYAWKSE, encoded by the coding sequence ATGAGGGATTTCCCTTCTTGTTTCGGCGAGAGTGGAGTTCAAGTTGCTGATGCCTCTTGTTCAAGTGTAGCTGTGAGTAAAGCCTCTCAGAATTCTGTGACTTGCATGTATAGGTGTAGGCTGTTTGATAAATCTTGCTTGATTAGCATTGTTTGGAACAAGAATTTGATGGGGCAATGCCTTAGTGTTGAAATAGATGACACATCTCATCAGTTTATATGTAAGATGGATGTGAAGCCCTCCTTGTTCTCTAAGAGGAGAGGCTCCAAGTGTCTGGAGCTGAATTCTTGTCAAATTGAAGTGTTTTGGGATCTCTCTGTGGCGAAATTCGGATCAGGGCCAGAGCCGTTGGAGTCGTATTATGTAGGAGTTGTGTGTAGAGGGGAGATGGTTTTGCTCATTGGGGATCTGGCAGAAGAGGCATTCAAGAAAACCGGAGCAACTTCTTCGGTTTCTAATGCAATGCTTGTTGCCAAGAGGGAACATATTGCAGGGAAGAGGGTTTTTGGTACCATGGTCCGATTCTGCGATAAGGGCCCTGTTCATGATCTCAAGATCGAATGTAACACGAGGGGGAGTGATGATCCATTTCTTGTGATTCGTGTAGATGCAAAAACTGTTATGCAAGTGCAGCATTTGCGTTGGAAGTTCCGTGGGAACTGCACAATCTTGGTTGATGAGATGCCGGTGGAggtgttttgggatgtccatAGCTGGTTGTTTGGTTCGGGTGTGGGGAGTGGGGTTTTCATGTTCCATTCAAGTCTATCAGCAGAGAAACTGTGGAGTAGCCCTTCGGTTTCTGATCCATCTGCCTGCTCGTGGAGCTGCTCCGGGAGTTTCAAGGAGTCTAAATCGAAAAGCCTTGGATTTTCGCTAGTTTTATATGCTTGGAAGAGTGAATAg